One window of Triplophysa rosa linkage group LG8, Trosa_1v2, whole genome shotgun sequence genomic DNA carries:
- the cnfn gene encoding cornifelin homolog — translation MSYQTEIITSQPQVTVTSFTVSSGSTDWSSGVCDCCDDCGICLCGTFIPCVLGCKVAQDHDETCCLPFLPGAMVALRTSIRNKYQINGTLCDDWLIMSCLAPCGLCQMAREQKMRG, via the exons ATGTCATATCAGACAGAAATAATCACTTCGCAGCCTCAGGTGACTGTTACTAGTTTCACCGTCTCCTCTGGTTCCACCGACTGGAGCTCTGGTGTCTGTGACTGCTGTGACGACTGTGGCATCT GTCTGTGTGGTACTTTTATTCCCTGCGTCTTGGGTTGTAAGGTGGCACAGGATCACGATGAAACCTGCTGTTTGCCCTTCTTACCTGGAGCTATGGTTGCATTGAGAACCAGCATCCGTAACAAATATCAAATCAAT GGCACTTTGTGTGATGACTGGCTCATCATGTCCTGCCTCGCCCCGTGTGGACTCTGCCAGATGGCTCGGGAACAGAAGATGAGGGGATAA